Proteins encoded in a region of the Balaenoptera musculus isolate JJ_BM4_2016_0621 chromosome 21, mBalMus1.pri.v3, whole genome shotgun sequence genome:
- the NRG1 gene encoding pro-neuregulin-1, membrane-bound isoform isoform X14 translates to MASFYKAEELYQKRVLTVTGICIALLVVGIMCVVAYCKTKKQRKKLHDRLRQSLRSERNNMVNIANGPHHPNPPPENVQLVNQYVSKNVISSEHIVEREAETSFSTSHYTSTVHHSTTVTQTPSHSWSNGHTESIISESHSVIVMSSVENSRHSSPTGGPRGRLNGLGGPRECNSFLRHARETPDSYRDSPHSERFVSAMTTPARMSPVDFHTPSSPKSPPSEMSPPVSSTTVSMPSMAVSPFVEEERPLLLVTPPWLREKDDRHTQQFNSFHCNPAHESNSPPPSPLRIVEDEEYETTQEYELAQEPVKKLTNSRRAKRTKPNGHIAHGLETDSNTSAESSNSESETEDEKVGEDTPFLGVQNPLAADLEVTPAFHLADSRTNPAGRFSPQEELQTRLSGVIANQDPIAV, encoded by the exons ATGGCCAGCTTCTACA AAGCGGAGGAGCTCTACCAGAAGAGAGTGCTTACCGTCACCGGCATCTGCATCGCGCTGCTCGTGGTCGGCATCATGTGTGTGGTGGCCTACTGCAAAACCAA GAAACAACGGAAAAAGCTTCATGACCGGCTTCGGCAGAGTCTTCGCTCTGAACGAAACAACATGGTGAACATAGCCAACGGGCCCCATCACCCCAATCCACCCCCCGAGAACGTGCAGCTGGTGAAT CAATACGTATCTAAAAATGTCATCTCCAGTGAGCATATTGTCGAGAGAGAGGCGGAGACGTCTTTTTCCACCAGTCACTACACTTCCACAGTTCATCATTCCACTACTGTCACCCAGACTCCCAGTCACAG CTGGAGCAACGGACACACTGAAAGCATCATTTCAGAAAGCCACTCTGTCATCGTGATGTCATCCGTAGAAAACAGTAGGCACAGCAGCCCTACTGGGGGCCCAAGAGGACGTCTTAATGGCTTGGGAGGCCCTCGCGAGTGTAACAGCTTCCTGAGGCATGCCAGAGAAACCCCTGACTCCTACCGAGATTCTCCTCATAGTGAAAG GTTTGTATCAGCAATGACCACCCCGGCTCGTATGTCACCTGTAGATTTCCACACGCCAAGCTCCCCCAAATCGCCCCCTTCGGAAATGTCTCCACCCGTGTCCAGCACGACGGTGTCCATGCCCTCCATGGCAGTCAGTCCCTTCGTGGAAGAAGAGAGACCCCTGCTTCTTGTGACACCACCATGGCTGCGGGAGAAGGATGACCGCCACACTCAGCAGTTCAACTCCTTCCACTGCAACCCCGCGCACGAGAGCAACAGCCCGCCCCCTAGCCCCTTGAGGATAGTGGAGGACGAGGAGTACGAAACGACCCAGGAGTATGAACTGGCTCAAGAGCCGGTTAAGAAACTCACCAACAGCCGGCGGGCCAAAAGAACCAAGCCCAATGGTCACATTGCCCACGGGTTGGAAACGGACAGTAACACAAGCGCTGAGAGCAGTAACTCAGAGAGTGAAACAGAGGATGAAAAAGTAGGAGAAGATACACCTTTCCTGGGCGTACAGAACCCCCTGGCAGCCGATCTTGAGGTGACCCCCGCCTTCCACCTGGCCGACAGCAGGACTAACCCGGCAGGCCGCTTCTCTCCGCAGGAAGAATTGCAGACCAGGCTGTCCGGGGTAATCGCTAACCAAGACCCTATTGCTGTATAA